The Mesorhizobium loti genome includes a region encoding these proteins:
- a CDS encoding valine--tRNA ligase: MLEKTYDAKTVEPKIAKVWEEADAFRAGAGAEEGAEAFTIVIPPPNVTGSLHMGHALNNTLQDILVRFERMRGKNVLWQPGMDHAGIATQMVVERQLMEKQIHRRDLTREQFIEKVWEWKDESGGAIFNQLKRLGASADWSRERFTMDEGLSKAVLEVFVTLYKQGLIYKDKRLVNWDPKLLTAISDLEVEQQEVNGNLWHFRYPIEGQVFDPENPETFITVATTRPETMLGDTAVAVHPDDERFRHLVGKNIVLPIVGRKIPVVADEYSDPEKGSGAVKITPAHDFNDFEVGKRHKLPAINILTTEAAVSLKDNEDFLAGLEVTPERQAVWDGLDGLDRFVARKKIVELMEEGGFLEKVEPHRHAVPHGDRGGVPIEPFLTEQWYANAAELAKPAIASVREGRTNFVPKNWEKTYFDWMENIQPWCISRQLWWGHQIPAWYGPDGRVFVEKTEEEALGAAIEYYLALEGPWKAWVEDKLENYKPGEILTRDEDVLDTWFSSALWPFSTLGWPDETPELKTYYQTDVLVTGFDIIFFWVARMMMMGLHFMDEEPFHTVYVHALVRDKNGAKMSKSKGNVIDPLDLIDEYGADALRFTLTVMAAQGRDVKLDPARIAGYRNFGTKLWNATRFAEMNEVARNDEFWLNDAKLAVNRWILTELTRAAREITDGITSYRFNEAAGAAYRFVWNLFCDWYLELLKPVFMGTDEAAKAESRACVAFVLDEIYKLLHPMMPFMTEELWAQTAGEGMERPSLLCHAAWPSPDFEDAEAAADINWLVDLVSGIRSVRSEMNVPPAAIAPLVVVGANAVTRERLVREESAIKRLARVGDISLADVAPKGSAQIVLNEATICLPLGSLIDLATEAARLQKELAKVTEEIARLHKKLSNERFVASAPAEIVDAEREKLAEYRDAQDKLSVALTRVRDAV, encoded by the coding sequence ATGCTTGAAAAGACCTACGACGCCAAAACCGTCGAGCCGAAGATCGCCAAAGTCTGGGAAGAGGCCGACGCGTTTCGCGCCGGTGCCGGGGCCGAGGAGGGGGCGGAGGCCTTCACCATCGTCATCCCGCCGCCGAACGTCACCGGCTCGCTGCATATGGGCCACGCGCTCAACAACACGCTGCAGGACATATTGGTGCGCTTCGAGCGCATGCGCGGCAAGAACGTCTTGTGGCAGCCGGGCATGGACCATGCCGGCATCGCCACGCAGATGGTGGTCGAGCGCCAGCTTATGGAGAAGCAGATCCATCGCCGCGACCTGACCCGCGAGCAGTTCATCGAGAAAGTGTGGGAGTGGAAGGACGAATCCGGCGGCGCCATCTTCAACCAGCTGAAGCGGCTCGGCGCTTCGGCCGACTGGTCACGCGAACGCTTCACCATGGACGAAGGCCTGTCCAAGGCCGTGCTCGAAGTGTTCGTCACGCTCTACAAGCAAGGGCTGATCTACAAGGACAAGCGCCTTGTGAACTGGGACCCCAAGCTGTTGACCGCGATCTCCGATCTCGAGGTCGAGCAGCAGGAGGTCAACGGCAACCTCTGGCACTTCCGCTACCCCATAGAGGGCCAGGTCTTCGACCCGGAAAACCCGGAAACCTTCATCACCGTGGCGACGACTCGTCCCGAGACGATGCTGGGCGATACGGCCGTCGCCGTGCACCCCGACGACGAGCGCTTCCGGCATCTGGTCGGCAAGAACATCGTCCTGCCGATCGTCGGCCGCAAGATTCCTGTGGTGGCGGACGAATATTCCGATCCGGAAAAGGGCTCTGGCGCGGTCAAGATCACGCCCGCGCACGACTTCAACGACTTCGAGGTCGGCAAGCGCCATAAGCTGCCGGCGATCAATATCCTGACCACAGAGGCGGCGGTGAGCCTCAAGGACAATGAGGATTTCCTTGCCGGTCTCGAGGTGACGCCGGAGCGGCAGGCGGTCTGGGATGGGCTCGACGGCCTCGATCGTTTCGTCGCGCGCAAGAAGATCGTCGAACTGATGGAAGAAGGCGGCTTCCTCGAAAAGGTCGAGCCGCATCGCCATGCCGTGCCGCATGGCGACCGCGGCGGCGTGCCGATCGAGCCGTTCCTGACCGAGCAGTGGTACGCCAATGCGGCGGAACTGGCCAAGCCGGCGATTGCGTCGGTGCGCGAGGGCCGCACGAACTTCGTGCCGAAGAACTGGGAAAAGACCTATTTCGACTGGATGGAGAACATCCAGCCCTGGTGCATCTCGCGCCAGCTCTGGTGGGGTCACCAGATCCCGGCCTGGTACGGGCCGGACGGGCGTGTCTTCGTCGAGAAGACCGAGGAGGAGGCCCTTGGTGCGGCGATCGAATATTATCTGGCGCTGGAAGGCCCATGGAAGGCCTGGGTCGAGGACAAGCTCGAGAACTACAAGCCGGGCGAGATCCTGACCCGCGATGAGGATGTGCTCGACACCTGGTTCTCGTCGGCGCTGTGGCCGTTCTCGACCTTGGGATGGCCCGATGAGACGCCCGAACTGAAGACCTACTACCAGACCGACGTGCTGGTAACCGGCTTCGACATCATCTTCTTCTGGGTCGCCCGCATGATGATGATGGGCCTGCACTTCATGGACGAGGAGCCGTTCCACACCGTCTATGTCCATGCGCTGGTGCGCGACAAGAACGGCGCCAAGATGTCGAAATCGAAGGGCAACGTCATCGATCCGCTCGACCTGATCGACGAATACGGCGCCGATGCGCTGCGCTTCACCCTGACGGTGATGGCGGCGCAGGGCCGCGACGTGAAGCTCGACCCGGCGCGCATCGCCGGCTATCGCAATTTCGGTACCAAGCTGTGGAACGCGACGCGTTTTGCCGAGATGAACGAGGTCGCGCGCAATGACGAATTCTGGCTGAACGACGCCAAGCTGGCGGTCAACCGCTGGATCCTGACCGAACTGACGCGGGCCGCGCGCGAAATCACGGACGGCATCACCTCATACCGCTTCAACGAGGCGGCAGGCGCTGCCTACCGCTTCGTCTGGAACCTGTTCTGCGACTGGTATCTGGAGCTGCTGAAGCCGGTGTTCATGGGCACCGATGAGGCGGCCAAGGCCGAAAGCCGCGCCTGCGTCGCCTTCGTTCTGGACGAGATTTACAAGCTGCTGCATCCGATGATGCCGTTCATGACCGAGGAACTGTGGGCGCAGACCGCTGGCGAAGGCATGGAGCGGCCGTCGCTGCTTTGCCATGCGGCATGGCCGTCCCCGGACTTCGAAGACGCCGAGGCCGCCGCCGACATCAACTGGCTGGTCGACCTCGTCTCCGGCATCCGCTCCGTGCGCTCCGAGATGAACGTGCCGCCGGCAGCCATCGCACCGCTGGTCGTGGTCGGCGCCAACGCTGTGACACGCGAACGGCTGGTTCGCGAGGAGTCTGCGATCAAGCGGCTGGCGCGGGTCGGCGACATCTCGCTGGCCGATGTCGCGCCAAAGGGCTCGGCGCAGATCGTGCTCAACGAGGCGACGATCTGCCTGCCGCTCGGCAGCCTGATCGATCTCGCCACCGAGGCGGCACGGCTGCAGAAGGAACTGGCCAAGGTGACCGAGGAAATCGCGCGCCTGCACAAGAAGCTGTCGAACGAAAGGTTCGTCGCCAGCGCGCCGGCCGAAATCGTCGATGCCGAGCGTGAAAAGCTCGCCGAATACCGCGATGCGCAGGACAAGCTATCGGTGGCGTTGACCCGGGTTCGTGATGCCGTGTGA
- a CDS encoding transporter, with the protein MNNLRLNALLGAGCFSLVVSAASAGGFDRGGVNIDQLFDAAPYSFDAGVTYVSPQRKLKNVQRLDGSGLSTSEVDVGGDYAVPRIGIKANIFEAVDCLASYSKPYGADADYGTNNAYSTTAVKYSVKTNDYGLTCSYKFNVGKGAFRFIGGVSYQDVDAFLSRQTLLAFGNTGLGKFQLSDSAWGWRAGAAYEIPEIALRGSLMYYSSYKYDGLSGTVDTTGFSGTFPANLVPGSTGVYPVSASAEIPQALELKLQSGIAPGWLAFGSVRWQQWSKLGIIPINGVRSPVFGTASPVSFDLLYRDGWTISGGIGHKFTDQISGLVSLTWDRGTSTTSGYQSDTYAVATGISYSPNDKVEVRLGGSIGVLTSGSSTFTGVGDTANAVTYTYGNDLLLAGSASVKIKF; encoded by the coding sequence ATGAACAATCTGCGTCTGAACGCACTGCTGGGAGCAGGGTGCTTTTCGCTCGTTGTGTCAGCGGCCAGCGCTGGCGGCTTCGATCGTGGCGGCGTCAACATCGATCAGTTGTTTGATGCGGCACCATATTCGTTTGATGCCGGCGTCACCTATGTGTCGCCACAGCGCAAGCTCAAGAATGTGCAGCGTCTGGACGGTTCGGGCCTGTCGACGTCGGAAGTCGATGTCGGTGGTGACTATGCGGTACCTCGCATTGGGATCAAGGCCAACATTTTCGAGGCGGTAGACTGTCTCGCAAGCTATTCTAAGCCTTATGGCGCTGACGCGGATTACGGAACCAACAACGCGTATTCGACAACCGCGGTCAAATACTCGGTCAAAACGAACGATTACGGCCTCACCTGCTCTTACAAGTTCAATGTCGGCAAGGGCGCCTTTAGATTCATCGGCGGCGTTTCCTACCAGGATGTCGATGCCTTTCTGTCCCGTCAGACCCTGTTAGCTTTTGGCAACACGGGTCTCGGGAAATTCCAGCTATCGGACTCTGCATGGGGTTGGCGCGCGGGCGCTGCTTATGAAATCCCAGAGATCGCCCTGCGCGGCAGCTTGATGTATTATTCCAGCTACAAATATGACGGACTGTCTGGAACCGTCGATACGACAGGCTTCAGCGGAACATTTCCAGCGAACCTCGTGCCTGGCTCTACCGGAGTATATCCGGTATCCGCCTCCGCCGAGATACCCCAGGCTCTCGAACTCAAGTTGCAGAGCGGTATTGCGCCAGGCTGGCTGGCCTTTGGCTCCGTCCGCTGGCAGCAGTGGAGCAAACTTGGTATCATTCCAATCAATGGCGTGCGTAGCCCTGTGTTCGGTACTGCCTCGCCCGTTTCGTTCGATCTGCTGTATCGCGACGGATGGACGATCTCGGGCGGTATTGGTCACAAGTTTACTGACCAGATATCGGGTCTGGTTTCACTGACATGGGATCGTGGAACTTCGACGACCTCCGGTTATCAATCAGACACGTATGCTGTGGCGACGGGCATTTCTTATTCCCCGAACGACAAAGTGGAAGTCAGGCTTGGGGGCTCGATCGGCGTGCTGACCAGCGGATCGTCGACCTTCACCGGTGTCGGTGACACGGCAAATGCTGTAACCTACACCTATGGCAACGATCTGCTCTTGGCAGGCTCAGCTTCGGTCAAGATCAAATTCTAG